The sequence TGGTGGAGCTGCCGTCCCTTGACGCGGTCCTCAGCCTCCAGGCGCAGCTCAACTCGCATCCGCAGCGGGGACAGGTGGACGTCGTCGCTGCCGCCTGCACGGTCCTCATCACGACGGATTCGCCGCAGGCAGCGCAGGCACTGGCCGCGCACGTCCGCAGCCTGGACCTCGAGGAGCCCGCGGAAACCGCGAGCAGGCTGGTCACCATTGACGTGGTGTACGACGGCGAGGACCTCGATGAGGTGGCCGCGCTCACCGGGCTGGACCGCGGGGGAGTAGTGGCAGCGCACACCGGCCAGCTGTGGACGGCGGCGTTCGCCGGCTTTGCTCCGGGCTTCGCCTACCTCACCGGGCAGGATTCCAGCCTGGAGGTTCCCCGCCGCAGCTCGCCGCGCACTGCCGTCCCCGCCGGAGCTGTTGCCCTGGGCGGCGCCTACTCGGCCGTCTACCCCCGGCAGTCCCCCGGCGGCTGGCAACTGATCGGCCGGACCGATGCCGCCATGTGGGACCTGGGCCGGGAGAGTCCCGCGCTGGTCCGGCCCGGGGACACGGTCCGGTTCAACGCCATCCGTGCCCAGGCAACTGTGACCCACCACCAACAGCCCGGTGCCGGCAAGGCTCCAGGCGAAGACCAAGCCACCGAAGGCCTCGTTGTCCGCAAGCCCGGGCTCCAGGCCACCATCCAGGACCTCGGCCGGCCGGGCTACGCGTCGCTTGGCGTCAGCAGCGCCGGCGCCATGGACCGGGGAGCACTCCGCCGCGCCAACCGCCTGGTGGGCAACGGCGAAGGCGACGCCGGACTCGAACTTCTCTTCGGCGGACTCGAACTTGTTGCCCTCAGCGACCAGGTCCTCGCCGTCACCGGAGCAGCCGTTCCGCTGGAGATCACGCCGAATGAGCAGCAGGCTGGGGCAGAAAGGCGGACGACGGCGGTACGGCACCCGGCGTGCGACGCCGCCTTTGCCCTCCTCGCGGGGGAGCGGCTGACGGTGGGCGCCCCCACTGCAGGACTGCGCTCCTACGTGGGTGTCCGCGGCGGACTCGGCGGACCCGACGCCCTGGGCAGCCGTTCCACGGACACCATGTCCGGCGTCGGCCCCGAACCGCTCCAAGCGGGCACCATCCTGCCCGTGCGGACCCCCAGGCCCGGGAGCATCGTGGGCCACCCAGAGGTCTCGCCCATCCCGGACCGGAACGAATCCGCCGTGCTGCGCGTGGTCCCCGGACCCCGGCAGGACTGGTTCAGCGATGAAACCCTCCGGGACTTCCTCCAGCAGGAATGGACTGTTACGCCACAATCGAACCGGATCGGACTCAGGCTGAATGGCCAGC comes from Pseudarthrobacter sp. NIBRBAC000502770 and encodes:
- a CDS encoding 5-oxoprolinase/urea amidolyase family protein, giving the protein MTAQQHETRTAQNAGLTGIRPAGDRAILVELPSLDAVLSLQAQLNSHPQRGQVDVVAAACTVLITTDSPQAAQALAAHVRSLDLEEPAETASRLVTIDVVYDGEDLDEVAALTGLDRGGVVAAHTGQLWTAAFAGFAPGFAYLTGQDSSLEVPRRSSPRTAVPAGAVALGGAYSAVYPRQSPGGWQLIGRTDAAMWDLGRESPALVRPGDTVRFNAIRAQATVTHHQQPGAGKAPGEDQATEGLVVRKPGLQATIQDLGRPGYASLGVSSAGAMDRGALRRANRLVGNGEGDAGLELLFGGLELVALSDQVLAVTGAAVPLEITPNEQQAGAERRTTAVRHPACDAAFALLAGERLTVGAPTAGLRSYVGVRGGLGGPDALGSRSTDTMSGVGPEPLQAGTILPVRTPRPGSIVGHPEVSPIPDRNESAVLRVVPGPRQDWFSDETLRDFLQQEWTVTPQSNRIGLRLNGQPLSRGRDGELASEGTVRGAVQVPPEGQPVLFLSDHPVTGGYPVIAVVVHSDLDKAAQLPPGTTVRFAAAPLPAEPTETPKESPHA